A portion of the Micromonospora vinacea genome contains these proteins:
- a CDS encoding serine/threonine-protein kinase, which produces MGGGDRNGAQLLDERYRLIEQLGAGGMSVVWRGYDEVLGRQVAVKVLASRLASDRAFRHRIRIEAQAAARLCHPNITNVYDYGESEQVGLTVPYVVMELVDGASLASRLGRESRLPWREAVTIGAEVSSALATAHARGVVHRDVTPGNVMLTSTGVKVVDFGISALVGESEKGPDGALLGTPAYLAPERLDNGQVSPATDVYAVGLLLYRMLTGRLPWQANTTTQMLRAHMYSDPDPMPEVPGLPDEVTDLVRRCLAKQPADRPATAEVARTLADAAGMLAAVPVSPAGGPLDAAALASAGTTILPWSAETDALPISRTRQRDRRVRQRVSRRRRVEAGVAAVGLIAVTGAMWGFTSRSPASGGDRPTTEARMGLPAAAPCEVAYALRTDSGTEFAAELTLTNTSGRELRDWTMSFTFPGQQKVTKAEPAPVHQQGSTVLVRPAAQRTTLAPGAAEKVTLTGRYSGANPLPVEFRLGEATCGVRVSGVAGSVPSTAPPSKAATTKAPPKAAKGPSGSGSGGGASKAKPPKPPKAPAKAKAAGGGPGKAAR; this is translated from the coding sequence ATGGGTGGTGGGGACCGAAACGGCGCGCAGTTGCTCGATGAGCGGTACCGGCTGATCGAGCAGCTCGGCGCGGGTGGCATGTCGGTGGTCTGGCGTGGCTACGACGAGGTGCTCGGCCGCCAGGTCGCGGTGAAGGTGCTGGCGTCCCGGCTGGCCAGCGACCGAGCCTTCCGCCACCGCATCCGGATCGAGGCGCAGGCCGCCGCGCGGCTCTGCCACCCCAACATCACCAACGTGTACGACTACGGCGAGTCCGAGCAGGTCGGGCTGACCGTGCCGTACGTGGTGATGGAGCTGGTCGACGGCGCTTCGCTGGCCAGCCGGTTGGGCCGGGAGAGCCGGCTGCCGTGGCGGGAGGCGGTGACCATCGGCGCCGAGGTCAGCTCGGCGCTGGCCACCGCGCACGCCCGAGGTGTGGTGCACCGCGATGTCACCCCGGGCAACGTCATGCTCACCTCGACCGGGGTCAAGGTGGTCGACTTCGGCATCTCCGCGCTCGTCGGGGAGAGCGAGAAGGGGCCGGACGGCGCGCTGTTGGGCACTCCCGCGTACCTCGCCCCGGAGCGGCTGGACAACGGCCAGGTCTCCCCGGCCACCGACGTGTACGCCGTGGGGCTGCTGCTCTACCGGATGCTCACCGGCCGACTGCCGTGGCAGGCCAACACCACCACCCAGATGCTGCGTGCCCACATGTACAGCGACCCGGATCCGATGCCGGAGGTGCCGGGGCTGCCCGACGAGGTGACCGACCTGGTGCGGCGCTGCCTGGCCAAGCAACCCGCAGACCGGCCGGCGACCGCCGAGGTGGCCCGGACCCTCGCCGACGCGGCGGGGATGCTGGCGGCGGTGCCGGTCTCCCCGGCCGGAGGGCCGCTGGACGCGGCCGCGCTCGCCAGCGCGGGCACCACGATCCTGCCCTGGTCGGCGGAGACCGACGCGTTGCCGATCTCCCGTACCCGCCAACGGGACCGGAGGGTGCGCCAGCGGGTGAGCCGTCGTCGGCGTGTCGAGGCCGGGGTGGCCGCCGTGGGGCTGATCGCGGTCACCGGGGCGATGTGGGGATTCACCTCGCGCAGCCCGGCCAGCGGCGGCGACCGGCCGACGACCGAGGCCCGGATGGGTCTGCCGGCGGCGGCGCCCTGCGAGGTGGCGTACGCGCTGCGCACCGACTCCGGCACCGAGTTCGCCGCCGAGCTGACCCTCACCAACACCAGTGGCCGTGAGCTGCGGGACTGGACGATGAGCTTCACCTTCCCCGGGCAGCAGAAGGTGACGAAGGCGGAGCCCGCGCCGGTGCACCAGCAGGGGAGCACTGTGCTCGTCCGGCCGGCGGCCCAGCGCACCACGCTGGCGCCCGGTGCGGCCGAGAAGGTGACCCTCACGGGTAGGTACAGCGGGGCGAACCCGTTGCCTGTCGAGTTCCGGCTCGGCGAGGCGACCTGCGGGGTTCGGGTGTCCGGGGTGGCCGGCAGCGTGCCGTCCACGGCCCCGCCGAGCAAGGCCGCCACGACGAAGGCGCCGCCCAAGGCCGCGAAGGGGCCCAGCGGCTCCGGTTCGGGTGGCGGTGCGTCGAAGGCCAAGCCGCCGAAGCCTCCCAAGGCTCCCGCGAAGGCCAAGGCCGCGGGTGGTGGTCCGGGAAAAGCGGCAAGGTGA
- a CDS encoding fused MFS/spermidine synthase: MSSPPSDVAALPAPPAPPVPITGRALPNGLAAFLVFFSSGAVLVLETVALRLVGPYVGVTLQVTSSVIGIALAAIAYGAWFGGWLADRRNPRGLLAPALVLAGIATAVTLPVVRYAGEVLRGGAASGILLLVALAVFVPAALLAAVTPLVVKLQLADLRRTGQVVGRLSGIGTLGGITATLLTGFVLVAALRSTVILLTLAVALGLVGLGLGWYLRRQEPTELPGPARARAALAVLGLAGAGLTTVAPNPCDIETAYHCARVTSDPARPSGRTLLLNSAQHSYVDLADPKHLEYGYTKWIGAVADVAAPAGRRVDALHLGGGGFTVPRYLTATRPGTDNLVFEIDGGLVELGEQELDVRPGPELRAVVGDARMLVAGEPTDSRDLVVGDAFGHLVVPWHLATREMAADVRRVTRPGGVYVQNVIDYPPLRFIRAELATVAAEFGHVALIAPPEALAEEQGSNFLIVGSDAPLPLEAVRARLAEVDPKVSLLSGAALTDFVGGAMVLTDDYAPVDQLLATA, from the coding sequence ATGAGTTCCCCACCGTCCGACGTAGCGGCCCTGCCTGCGCCCCCGGCCCCGCCCGTGCCGATCACCGGCCGGGCGCTGCCCAACGGCCTGGCCGCCTTCCTGGTCTTCTTCTCCAGCGGTGCCGTGCTGGTGCTGGAGACCGTCGCCCTGCGCCTGGTCGGCCCGTACGTCGGGGTGACCCTCCAGGTGACCAGCTCGGTGATCGGCATCGCGCTGGCCGCCATCGCGTACGGGGCGTGGTTCGGCGGCTGGCTGGCCGACCGACGCAACCCGCGGGGTCTGCTGGCGCCGGCGTTGGTGCTGGCCGGCATCGCCACAGCGGTCACCCTGCCCGTCGTCCGGTACGCCGGTGAGGTGCTGCGCGGCGGTGCGGCCAGCGGCATCCTGCTGCTCGTCGCGCTGGCGGTGTTCGTGCCGGCCGCGCTGTTGGCCGCTGTCACCCCGTTGGTAGTGAAACTCCAGCTCGCCGACCTGCGTCGTACCGGCCAGGTGGTCGGTCGACTCTCCGGGATCGGCACCCTGGGCGGCATCACGGCAACCCTGCTCACCGGGTTCGTGCTGGTCGCCGCCCTGCGCAGCACCGTCATCCTGCTGACCCTGGCGGTCGCGCTCGGGCTGGTCGGCCTCGGCCTCGGCTGGTACCTGCGCCGGCAGGAGCCCACCGAACTGCCCGGTCCGGCTCGGGCCCGGGCCGCACTGGCAGTGCTCGGCCTGGCCGGGGCGGGGCTGACCACAGTGGCACCCAACCCGTGCGACATCGAGACGGCGTACCACTGCGCCCGGGTCACCTCGGACCCCGCCCGGCCCAGCGGGCGGACGCTGCTGCTCAACTCTGCCCAGCACTCGTACGTGGACCTCGCCGACCCGAAGCACCTGGAGTACGGGTACACGAAGTGGATCGGCGCGGTCGCCGACGTCGCCGCGCCGGCCGGTCGGCGGGTGGACGCGCTGCACCTGGGCGGCGGCGGGTTCACAGTGCCGCGTTACCTGACCGCCACCCGCCCCGGCACCGACAACCTGGTGTTCGAGATCGACGGCGGGCTGGTCGAGCTGGGCGAGCAGGAGCTGGACGTACGGCCGGGGCCGGAGCTTCGGGCGGTGGTGGGTGACGCACGGATGCTGGTGGCCGGTGAGCCGACCGACAGTCGTGACCTGGTGGTCGGTGACGCGTTCGGGCATCTTGTGGTGCCCTGGCACCTGGCCACCCGGGAGATGGCAGCCGACGTCCGGCGGGTGACCCGCCCCGGCGGCGTGTACGTGCAGAACGTCATCGACTACCCGCCGCTGCGGTTCATCCGCGCCGAGTTGGCCACGGTGGCCGCCGAGTTCGGGCACGTCGCGTTGATCGCGCCCCCGGAGGCGCTCGCCGAGGAGCAGGGCTCCAACTTCCTCATCGTCGGCTCCGACGCGCCGCTGCCGTTGGAGGCCGTTCGGGCCCGGCTGGCCGAGGTGGACCCGAAGGTCAGCCTGCTCTCCGGCGCGGCGCTGACGGACTTCGTCGGTGGGGCGATGGTGTTGACCGACGACTACGCCCCGGTGGACCAACTGCTGGCCACCGCCTGA
- a CDS encoding coiled-coil domain-containing protein produces the protein MPRTRLSPRLGRRALFALLAAVALVLGGAAVPAYAEPGEGGSKKLQDALELTAKGHIEAKAKLDNSKRRQTALTGELTTLEGRLVGLTSQVGEVAAQSYRVGRLSAVSMLLNTATPEAFLQRAGDLDLMAQRDSKRLRDLTEARQQAQQAKVAIDAEVREQQKQLAVMAKKKKEAEAALAEVSSGGSNGFSGGNSSSAKPAPRNSDGSWPSESCSVNDPTTSGCITPRTFHALKQTQAAGYKRHVSCHRSGGGGEHPKGRACDFAAATNGFEDRNATGGDKAYGDSLAAWHVRNADRLGVLYVIWYRQIWHPGTGWRSYSGSGSPAATHTNHVHLSMY, from the coding sequence GTGCCCAGGACCAGGCTCAGCCCGCGGCTCGGTCGCCGCGCTCTGTTCGCCCTGCTCGCCGCAGTCGCGCTGGTGCTCGGCGGTGCCGCCGTGCCGGCGTACGCGGAGCCTGGCGAGGGGGGCAGCAAGAAGCTGCAGGACGCGCTGGAGCTGACCGCCAAGGGGCACATCGAGGCCAAGGCCAAACTCGACAACTCCAAGCGTCGCCAGACCGCGCTGACCGGCGAGCTGACGACGCTGGAGGGTCGGCTGGTCGGGCTCACCAGCCAGGTGGGCGAGGTGGCCGCCCAGTCGTACCGGGTTGGTCGGCTGAGCGCGGTCTCGATGCTGCTCAACACCGCCACGCCGGAGGCGTTCCTGCAACGCGCTGGCGACCTCGACCTGATGGCCCAACGGGACAGCAAGCGGCTGCGTGATCTCACCGAGGCCCGGCAGCAGGCGCAGCAGGCAAAGGTCGCCATCGACGCCGAGGTCCGCGAGCAGCAGAAGCAACTCGCCGTGATGGCGAAGAAGAAGAAAGAGGCCGAGGCGGCGCTCGCCGAGGTCAGTTCGGGCGGCAGCAACGGCTTCAGCGGTGGCAACTCCTCCTCGGCGAAGCCGGCGCCGCGTAACTCCGACGGGTCCTGGCCGTCGGAATCCTGCTCGGTGAACGACCCGACCACCTCCGGCTGCATCACCCCGCGCACGTTCCACGCGCTCAAGCAGACCCAGGCGGCCGGCTACAAGCGGCACGTCTCCTGCCACCGCAGCGGCGGTGGCGGCGAGCACCCGAAGGGCCGGGCCTGCGACTTCGCCGCTGCCACCAACGGCTTCGAGGATCGCAACGCGACCGGCGGCGACAAGGCGTACGGGGACAGCCTGGCCGCCTGGCACGTCCGCAACGCCGACCGGCTGGGCGTGCTCTACGTGATCTGGTACCGGCAGATCTGGCATCCCGGCACCGGTTGGCGCTCGTACAGTGGGAGCGGCAGTCCCGCCGCGACGCACACGAACCATGTTCATCTCTCGATGTACTGA
- a CDS encoding inositol monophosphatase family protein: MADTLLDDVGDLLWEAAEQVVLPLFRKLDDDDVSEKAPGEVVTVADRRAEELLSAGLRRLRPGSMVVGEEGVADDPGLLRHLRDGGDVWLVDPVDGTANFAAGRRPFALMVSLLSDGRPTAGWILDPLADTLAAGSADEGTLLNGRPVDGAGSVPPLGELRGVAMTRFLPPETRDRVRAGGRRLGELLPGQHCAGREYLDILTGEQQFALFWRTLPWDHAPGAVLVRAAGGVARRFDGVDYHPADEGHGLLVAANEQVWAEVRDALLST; this comes from the coding sequence GTGGCTGACACGCTGCTGGACGACGTCGGCGACCTGCTCTGGGAGGCCGCCGAGCAGGTCGTGCTGCCACTGTTCCGCAAGCTCGACGACGACGACGTGTCGGAGAAGGCGCCCGGCGAGGTGGTGACCGTCGCCGACCGCCGGGCCGAGGAACTGCTCTCGGCGGGGTTGCGACGGTTGCGGCCGGGCTCGATGGTGGTCGGCGAGGAGGGTGTCGCCGACGATCCGGGGTTGCTGCGGCACCTGCGCGACGGCGGGGACGTCTGGCTCGTCGACCCCGTCGACGGCACCGCCAACTTCGCCGCCGGTCGCCGGCCGTTCGCCCTGATGGTGTCGCTGTTGAGCGACGGGCGGCCGACCGCCGGCTGGATCCTCGACCCGCTCGCCGACACTCTCGCCGCCGGCTCGGCGGACGAGGGCACCCTGCTCAACGGTCGTCCGGTGGACGGCGCCGGTTCGGTGCCGCCGCTCGGCGAGCTGCGCGGCGTGGCGATGACCCGGTTCCTGCCGCCGGAGACCCGCGACCGGGTCCGCGCCGGCGGTCGGCGACTCGGTGAGCTGCTGCCCGGCCAGCACTGCGCAGGTCGGGAATACCTGGACATCCTCACCGGCGAGCAGCAGTTCGCCCTGTTCTGGCGCACCCTGCCCTGGGACCACGCCCCGGGCGCCGTGCTGGTCCGGGCCGCCGGTGGTGTCGCCCGCCGGTTCGACGGCGTCGACTACCACCCCGCCGACGAGGGCCACGGTCTGCTCGTCGCGGCCAACGAGCAGGTCTGGGCCGAGGTGCGCGACGCTCTGCTCAGCACCTGA
- a CDS encoding response regulator: MTAPADGKSPIEVLLVEDDPGDVLMTQEAFEEHKLRNRLTVVSDGAEALAYLRREGQYADAVAPDLILLDLNLPRRDGREVLEEIKKDENLRRIPVVVLTTSQADEDILRSYQLHANAYVTKPVDFERFISVVRQIDEFFVSVVKLPPRG, encoded by the coding sequence ATGACCGCGCCGGCGGATGGCAAGAGCCCGATCGAGGTCCTGCTCGTGGAGGACGACCCGGGTGACGTGCTGATGACCCAGGAGGCGTTCGAGGAACACAAGCTGCGTAACCGGCTGACCGTCGTCTCCGACGGGGCCGAGGCGCTCGCCTACCTGCGACGGGAGGGCCAGTACGCCGACGCGGTGGCGCCCGACCTGATCCTGCTCGACCTCAACCTGCCCCGCCGCGACGGCCGGGAGGTGCTGGAAGAGATCAAGAAGGACGAGAACCTGCGCCGGATCCCGGTGGTGGTGCTCACCACCTCCCAGGCCGACGAGGACATTCTGCGCAGCTACCAGCTGCACGCCAACGCCTACGTGACCAAGCCGGTGGACTTCGAGCGCTTCATCTCGGTGGTCCGTCAGATTGACGAGTTCTTCGTCAGCGTGGTCAAGCTGCCGCCGCGTGGCTGA
- a CDS encoding sensor histidine kinase: protein MKPVIGGWSLRRRVITLLTVVGVLLIGLAAAEAAMAARNRTQIDAVLNQTGPLRVQSQELLNALLDQETAIRGYAVSGDPADLSPYREGLEQEKTVVASMRTLLDDYPQIGQELRIVEEQTAQWRQSVAEPVITTTEQSGTRAGQALVTEAARQQFDQVRSAVNDLQEEILTAREQAASNVRTSSNILVVLLIVAALVVVVAGALLLLSLDRMVIRPLIGLADQVREVAEGDYQHGIATTGPPEFVRLGEDVDAMRQKIAADLAEVRAARERIEWVNSQLQKQAEELTRSNRDLEQFAYVASHDLQEPLRKVASFCQLLQRRYAGQLDERADQYIAFAVDGAQRMQRLINDLLAFSRIGRLTTGFVEVDLNKVMGDVAGQTEAARQYADAELTWTELPVISGEEPLLTNLLANLVSNSIKFRRPDVPSKVHVSARLVGSEWEITCQDNGIGIEPEFADKIFVIFQRLHSKDAYPGTGIGLAIVKKIVEYHGGRVWVDTDVPEGTAIRFTLPALPQDVEAAAAADPADEPNAPTVGDPTPSTEAPAALEEQADGADQPDRADERPESGRTGDMRETVG, encoded by the coding sequence GTGAAGCCGGTAATCGGCGGCTGGAGTCTGCGCCGCCGGGTGATCACTCTGCTCACCGTCGTGGGCGTGTTGCTGATCGGCCTGGCCGCCGCGGAGGCGGCGATGGCCGCCCGCAACCGCACCCAGATCGACGCCGTGCTGAACCAGACCGGCCCGTTGCGGGTGCAGTCGCAGGAACTGCTCAACGCGCTGCTCGACCAGGAGACGGCGATCCGGGGGTACGCGGTCAGCGGCGATCCGGCCGACCTCAGCCCTTACCGGGAGGGGTTGGAGCAGGAGAAGACCGTCGTCGCCTCGATGCGGACGCTGCTCGACGACTATCCACAGATCGGCCAGGAGCTGCGGATCGTCGAGGAACAGACGGCGCAGTGGCGGCAGTCGGTGGCGGAACCGGTGATCACCACCACCGAGCAGAGTGGCACCAGGGCCGGCCAGGCGTTGGTCACCGAAGCGGCCCGGCAGCAGTTCGACCAGGTGCGGTCGGCGGTGAACGACCTCCAGGAGGAGATCCTGACCGCCCGGGAGCAGGCCGCCTCCAACGTGCGCACCAGCAGCAACATCCTGGTCGTCCTTCTGATCGTCGCCGCGCTGGTGGTGGTCGTCGCCGGGGCGCTGCTGCTGCTCTCCCTGGACCGGATGGTCATCCGACCCCTGATCGGGCTCGCCGACCAGGTGCGCGAGGTCGCCGAGGGCGACTACCAGCACGGCATCGCCACCACCGGCCCACCGGAGTTCGTCCGGCTCGGCGAGGACGTGGACGCGATGCGGCAGAAGATCGCCGCCGACCTGGCCGAGGTCCGGGCCGCCCGCGAGCGCATCGAGTGGGTCAACAGTCAGCTCCAGAAGCAGGCCGAGGAGCTGACCCGGTCCAACCGTGACCTGGAGCAGTTCGCGTACGTGGCCTCACACGACCTGCAGGAACCGCTGCGTAAGGTCGCCAGTTTCTGCCAGCTGCTCCAGCGCCGTTACGCCGGGCAGCTCGACGAGCGGGCCGACCAGTACATCGCCTTCGCGGTGGACGGCGCGCAACGGATGCAACGCCTGATCAACGACCTGCTCGCGTTCTCCCGGATCGGGCGGCTCACCACCGGCTTCGTCGAGGTCGACCTCAACAAGGTGATGGGCGACGTGGCCGGCCAGACCGAGGCCGCCCGGCAGTACGCGGACGCCGAGTTGACCTGGACCGAGCTGCCGGTGATCTCGGGTGAGGAACCGCTGCTCACCAACCTGCTGGCAAACCTGGTCAGCAACTCGATCAAGTTCCGCCGTCCGGACGTTCCGTCGAAGGTGCACGTCTCGGCCCGGTTGGTGGGCTCCGAGTGGGAGATCACCTGCCAGGACAACGGCATCGGGATCGAGCCGGAGTTCGCCGACAAGATCTTCGTGATCTTCCAGCGGCTGCACTCGAAGGACGCGTACCCGGGCACCGGCATCGGGCTGGCGATCGTCAAGAAGATCGTCGAGTACCACGGCGGTCGCGTCTGGGTGGACACCGACGTGCCGGAGGGCACCGCGATCCGGTTCACCCTGCCGGCGCTTCCCCAGGACGTCGAGGCGGCTGCCGCCGCCGATCCCGCGGATGAGCCGAACGCCCCGACCGTTGGCGACCCGACGCCCTCGACCGAGGCGCCAGCGGCGCTGGAGGAGCAGGCCGACGGGGCGGACCAGCCGGACCGGGCCGACGAGAGGCCGGAAAGCGGTAGAACGGGTGACATGAGGGAGACGGTGGGATGA
- a CDS encoding PP2C family protein-serine/threonine phosphatase, giving the protein MPYPHGGLARHANLPPGERLRVLLVEDDEGDAFLVGELLAETNSMIDLLVATSLREARQRIGGVDCVLLDLGLPDAQGLDGLRQVLEMSSGAAVCVLTGRTDEHLGVVAVAEGAQDYLVKGQVDGVLLTRALRYAVERKRADENARRLREVELRQAESARLERGLLPQPLMTTDQVAVHTFYRPGRHAALIGGDFFDVVQTHPDRLDLIVGDVCGHGVDEAALGVELRVAWRALVLARVPDDEVLPALEQVLMSERRLQEIFATVATIRLDLDANRATVRLAGHPPPLLLSGGRVVPVPAPGGLLLGVRPRRPIAYDLEFDTDDWSLLMYTDGLIEGRVGAGNERLDVPGLSGLLDEPANRSVSLPELPAWLVGRAERLNGGPLADDVAMLLVSRGGGR; this is encoded by the coding sequence GTGCCGTATCCGCACGGTGGCCTGGCGCGGCATGCCAACCTGCCGCCGGGTGAGCGGCTGCGGGTGCTGCTGGTGGAGGACGACGAGGGCGACGCCTTCCTGGTCGGTGAGCTGCTCGCCGAGACGAACTCGATGATCGACCTGCTGGTCGCCACCAGCCTCCGGGAGGCGCGGCAGCGGATCGGCGGCGTCGACTGCGTCCTGCTCGATCTGGGCCTGCCCGACGCGCAGGGGCTGGACGGGCTGCGCCAGGTGTTGGAGATGTCCAGCGGTGCCGCGGTCTGTGTGCTGACCGGCCGCACGGACGAGCACCTGGGCGTGGTGGCGGTCGCCGAGGGTGCCCAGGACTACCTGGTCAAGGGCCAGGTCGACGGGGTGCTGCTGACCCGGGCGCTGCGTTACGCCGTGGAGCGTAAGCGGGCCGACGAGAACGCCCGCCGGCTGCGCGAGGTCGAGCTGCGCCAGGCCGAGTCGGCCCGACTCGAACGCGGTCTGCTGCCCCAACCGCTGATGACGACCGACCAGGTGGCGGTGCACACCTTCTACCGGCCCGGCCGGCACGCCGCGCTGATCGGCGGGGACTTCTTCGACGTGGTGCAGACCCATCCGGACCGCCTCGACCTGATCGTCGGCGACGTCTGTGGGCACGGGGTGGACGAGGCCGCGCTCGGGGTCGAGCTGCGGGTGGCCTGGCGGGCCCTGGTGCTCGCCCGGGTGCCGGACGACGAGGTGCTGCCCGCCCTGGAGCAGGTGCTGATGAGCGAGCGCCGTCTTCAGGAGATCTTCGCGACGGTGGCCACCATCAGACTGGACCTGGACGCCAACCGGGCCACCGTCCGCCTGGCCGGGCACCCGCCACCGCTGCTGCTCTCCGGCGGTCGGGTCGTCCCGGTGCCCGCGCCCGGCGGCCTGCTGCTGGGCGTACGACCGCGCCGGCCGATCGCCTACGACCTGGAGTTCGACACCGATGACTGGTCCCTGTTGATGTACACCGACGGCCTGATCGAGGGGCGGGTGGGCGCCGGCAACGAGCGGCTCGACGTGCCGGGCCTCAGCGGGTTGCTGGACGAGCCGGCGAACCGTTCGGTGTCGCTGCCCGAACTGCCGGCCTGGCTGGTCGGGCGGGCCGAGCGGCTCAACGGTGGCCCGCTCGCCGACGACGTGGCCATGCTGCTGGTCAGCCGGGGTGGTGGCCGGTGA
- a CDS encoding M28 family peptidase: MGAPTTPAATGTPPRPIPGVPPAHRALTRPRRRLVAAAAALVALAAVGAGSLLDLRTPAPKPADAPADEFSAGRAYQDVQVIAARPHVAGSPANEQVRAHLEQQLRGLGLETEVQDTVAPEAGQLSGAAGGATVARVRNVVARLPGTDSTGRVFLVSHYDSVQTGPGGNDDAAGTSTILEVARALTTGPRPRNDIVFVLTDAEEACLCGAAAFAASHPLAADGGVVLNLEARGSTGPVIMFETSRNNAKLVDIFGRAAPHPVGTSFAVEIYRALPNDTDFTAFLDEKFVGLNSAYIDGGAIYHTPLDTPAAMDRGSLQQHGDNALGLAREFGGTDLTDLRSGHDATYFPVPGGLVRYPGWLTVPLALLAVALVAALGWLTRRSGRTSTGRLAAGFALALVPIVAAPVAAQLLWLAITTIRPGYAELLDPYRPIWYRLAVLALATAIVFTWYALTRRRIGPAALAVGGLAWLAVLGVLLAVAVPGGAYLTTVPALAGALGGLVALRTRQTGPWPVVAVTAAAAVGVVILLPTVVLLFPALGMAMGGVAALVAVLLGLVALPVVDLLHPQAGGQRGLLALRARRLAVLPAGAAAVAAVVLAGVGLGVDRFDAAHPAPTHLMYAMDAGTGQARWLSHESDPQPWTDGYVDGVTDVGDDFPGLGDGELRAGPAQSANLPAPKLEVVADATAGGERTLRLRLTPQRAARLATLHVDTSTATVLRADVAGRSVPVEPRAGKWGFGLVFHAPPAEGVEVTLTVRPIAGQVALRAMDASDGLDALPGFRPRPPAVGVVGSHSSEMLAVARTYPL, translated from the coding sequence GTGGGCGCACCCACCACCCCGGCCGCGACGGGCACGCCACCCCGTCCGATTCCGGGCGTACCCCCGGCCCACCGCGCGCTGACCCGGCCGCGTCGGCGGCTCGTGGCGGCCGCGGCGGCGCTGGTCGCGCTGGCCGCTGTCGGCGCCGGCAGCCTGCTCGACCTGCGCACCCCGGCTCCGAAGCCGGCCGACGCGCCAGCGGACGAGTTCAGCGCCGGCCGGGCGTACCAGGACGTCCAGGTGATCGCCGCCCGGCCGCACGTCGCTGGCAGCCCGGCCAACGAGCAGGTCCGCGCGCACCTTGAGCAGCAGCTGCGGGGGCTGGGCCTGGAGACCGAGGTGCAGGACACTGTGGCTCCGGAGGCCGGTCAGCTCAGCGGGGCGGCGGGCGGGGCGACAGTGGCCCGGGTCCGCAACGTGGTGGCCCGGCTGCCCGGCACCGACTCGACGGGCCGGGTCTTCCTGGTCTCCCACTACGACTCGGTACAGACCGGGCCGGGCGGCAACGACGACGCGGCCGGCACGTCGACCATCCTGGAGGTGGCCCGCGCGCTGACCACCGGCCCCCGGCCCCGCAACGACATCGTCTTCGTGCTCACCGACGCCGAGGAGGCGTGCCTCTGCGGCGCTGCCGCGTTCGCCGCCAGCCACCCGCTGGCCGCCGACGGCGGTGTGGTGCTCAACCTGGAGGCGCGGGGCTCCACCGGCCCGGTGATCATGTTCGAGACGTCCCGGAACAACGCGAAGCTGGTGGACATCTTCGGCCGGGCCGCCCCCCACCCGGTCGGCACCTCGTTCGCTGTGGAGATCTACCGCGCGCTGCCCAACGACACCGATTTCACCGCCTTCCTCGATGAGAAGTTCGTCGGGCTGAACTCGGCGTACATCGACGGCGGGGCGATCTACCACACGCCGTTGGACACTCCGGCAGCCATGGACCGGGGCAGCCTCCAGCAGCACGGTGACAACGCGCTGGGCCTGGCCCGGGAGTTCGGTGGCACCGACCTGACCGACCTGCGCTCGGGGCACGACGCCACCTACTTCCCCGTCCCCGGCGGGCTGGTCCGCTACCCGGGCTGGCTCACGGTGCCGCTGGCCCTGCTCGCGGTGGCCCTGGTGGCCGCCCTGGGCTGGCTGACCCGCCGCAGCGGCCGGACCAGCACCGGCCGGCTGGCCGCCGGCTTCGCGCTGGCCCTGGTGCCGATCGTCGCCGCGCCGGTCGCCGCCCAACTGCTCTGGCTGGCCATCACCACGATCCGACCGGGGTACGCGGAGCTGCTCGACCCGTACCGGCCGATCTGGTACCGACTGGCCGTCCTGGCGCTCGCCACCGCCATCGTGTTCACCTGGTACGCGCTGACCCGCCGCCGGATCGGCCCGGCCGCGCTCGCCGTCGGCGGGCTGGCCTGGCTGGCAGTGCTCGGGGTGCTGCTCGCCGTGGCAGTGCCGGGTGGGGCGTACCTCACCACAGTGCCGGCGCTGGCCGGCGCCCTCGGCGGGCTGGTCGCACTGCGTACCCGGCAGACCGGGCCGTGGCCGGTGGTGGCGGTGACGGCCGCCGCGGCCGTCGGTGTGGTCATCCTGTTGCCCACAGTGGTGCTGCTCTTCCCCGCGCTGGGGATGGCCATGGGCGGCGTGGCCGCGCTGGTCGCGGTGCTGCTCGGCCTGGTCGCCCTGCCGGTGGTCGACCTGCTGCACCCGCAGGCCGGCGGCCAGCGTGGCCTGCTCGCGCTGCGGGCCCGGCGGCTCGCGGTGCTTCCGGCCGGTGCCGCCGCCGTCGCGGCGGTGGTGCTCGCCGGGGTCGGCCTGGGTGTCGACCGCTTCGACGCCGCCCACCCCGCGCCCACCCACCTGATGTACGCCATGGACGCCGGCACCGGCCAGGCCCGTTGGCTCAGCCACGAGAGCGACCCGCAGCCGTGGACGGACGGGTACGTGGACGGGGTCACCGACGTCGGCGACGACTTCCCCGGCCTCGGCGACGGCGAGCTGCGGGCCGGCCCGGCGCAGTCGGCGAACCTGCCGGCGCCGAAGCTGGAGGTGGTGGCCGACGCCACCGCGGGTGGCGAACGCACACTGCGGCTGCGGCTCACCCCACAGCGGGCGGCCCGGCTCGCCACCCTGCACGTCGACACGTCGACCGCCACCGTGCTGCGCGCCGACGTGGCGGGGCGGTCGGTGCCGGTGGAGCCCCGCGCCGGGAAGTGGGGCTTCGGGCTGGTGTTCCACGCCCCGCCGGCGGAGGGCGTCGAGGTCACGTTGACAGTGCGCCCGATCGCCGGGCAGGTCGCGCTGCGGGCGATGGACGCCAGTGACGGATTGGACGCGCTGCCCGGCTTCCGCCCCCGGCCGCCGGCTGTCGGCGTCGTCGGGTCGCACAGCTCGGAGATGTTGGCGGTCGCGCGCACCTATCCCCTCTGA